The Xenopus laevis strain J_2021 chromosome 5L, Xenopus_laevis_v10.1, whole genome shotgun sequence genome has a segment encoding these proteins:
- the LOC108716325 gene encoding general transcription factor II-I repeat domain-containing protein 2, with protein MSSTCATKSITKNCAKKRRIDSENREFQEKWEEEYFFGKNKDKPQCLVCAQTISVCKEYNVKRHYTTLHRDKYAKYTEARLTIIKDLKSKLHKQKSIFTAVTTAQKAAVKASFLVAEEIAKRKYPFSSGTLIKTCALAEGFGNETMAKTVESVSLSHQAVARRVCTINLHITDKQQDIVKSAPYFSIALDESTDITDICQLIIFICSVDQEFHISEELLEIVPLHGSTRGEDIYNAVKATVTKFVGFNRCTCIVTEGARAMVGKTQGLKRRKV; from the coding sequence ATGTCCAGCACTTGTGCAACCAAGTCTATCACGAAAAACTGTGCAAAGAAAAGAAGGATTGATTCAGAAAATCGTGAATTTCAGGAAAAGTGGGAAGAAGAATATTTCTTTGGAAAAAACAAAGATAAACCACAATGTTTGGTGTGTGCACAAACTATATCTGTGTGCAAAGAATACAATGTTAAAAGGCATTATACAACACTGCATAGAGATAAGTATGCCAAATACACAGAAGCTCGACTGACCATCATTAAAGACCTAAAAAGCAAACTCCATAAACAGAAAAGCATATTTACTGCAGTTACAACAGCACAGAAGGCAGCAGTAAAAGCTTCTTTTCTTGTTGCAGAAGaaattgcaaaaagaaaatatcCTTTCAGCAGTGGGACTCTAATTAAAACATGTGCACTGGCTGAAGGTTTTGGAAATGAAACTATGGCTAAAACAGTGGAATCTGTTTCATTGTCACATCAAGCTGTTGCTAGACGTGTCTGCACAATTAACCtgcatataacagataagcaaCAGGACATTGTAAAAAGTGCACCTTACTTTTCCATTGCACTGGATGAAAGCACTGATATAACTGATATTTGCCAGCTCATTATATTCATTTGTTCTGTGGATCAAGAGTTTCATATTTCTGAAGAGCTTTTGGAGATAGTACCTCTGCATGGATCCACAAGAGGCGAAGATATATATAATGCAGTCAAAGCCACAGTTACTAAGTTTGTAGGCTTTAATAGGTGTACTTGCATTGTTACCGAGGGTGCCAGAGCCATGGTGGGCAAAACTCAAGGACTCAAAAGAAGGAAGGTGTAG